The bacterium region AATGCCTAAGAAGGCGTTTTGACGGGATGCAAGATCGAAAATGGGGACAGTCCCAAGGAGCGCACGGACGCGCGGTGCAGTCCCCATTTTCGCAGAGAGCCGCGTGCCGTTCCGGGAAAGCGGCAACTCTGCTGCCGTGCTCCAAAGGCCTGACTGACATCCATATGTAGTGGTGCGCCGGTTGGAAGCCACAATTCTGCCGCCCAGTGGGCGGCCCAGGGACCGCTCCCCCGGTTGCATCTGCCGATACAGCACGAGGTACAACTGACCTTACAACTACAGGTACTTCAAGACGAACAACTTGCCGAACAACAACACGAACAACTGCTGGTACTTCTTGTGGAACAACTTCTCGAACTTCTCGTGATTCAACTCCGCGAGCAACTTCTTGCACAAGTCGAGACACAGCTTGCTACACGGCTGAAGACACATGTGCTTATGCAAGCGACTGCGCAACTGAGGATACTTCGGCCGGTACTTCCCGGCATACTTCGACTGGTACTTCGCGAGATTCGGTCCGTACTCGGACAATCGGTGTAATCTGCGAAATCTATGGATGTCCGTTTCCATCCGGGTTCGGGCCTGAGCTTGCGCTTGGGCTTGAGCTGGGACTACGGTACGAGACGGAGGAAGCGGCGCTTGCCGACTTTGAGGACAGTGGGGGACGTGACTTTGACGAGCAGGCCGGCATCGGTCAGACGTTGGTTGTCGATGTAGAACGCGCCCTCGACGAGCTTGCGGCGGGCTTCGGTCTTGGAGGGAAGAAGCCCGGCAGTGACGACGAGGTCAATGATGTTGATGCCCGCGGCGGGGACCCTGAACTCGGGCATGTCGTCCGGCAACTGTTTGTCCCGGAAGATGCGGTCGAACTCGGCCGAGGCTTCGTCGGCCGCGGCGCGGGAGTGGTAGAGCGCGATAACGTCCTTGGCCAACTCGACCTTGATGTTGCGCGGGTTCTCGCCCGCGCCGAGCCGCTGCTTGAACGCGGCGAGTTCGGGCTCGGGCCGGTCGGTGCAGAGTTCAAGGTAGTTGAGAATCAGGGCGTCGGGGATGGACATGAGCTTGCCGAACATCTCGCGCGGCGAGTCAGTGATGGCGACGTAGTTGCCGTAGGATTTCGACATCTTCTGGACGCCGTCGAGGCCGACGAGCAAAGGCATGGTCAGGACAATCTGTGGTTCCTGGCCGAACTCGCGCTGGAGCTCGCGGCCAACGAGCAGGTTCCAGTACTGGTCAGCACCGCCGAGTTCGATATCGGCTTTGACCGCGACCGAATCGTAGCCTTGGAACAGGGGGTAGAGGAGTTCGTGGACGTGGATCGGGTCGCCTGCTGCCAGCCGTTTCTTGAAGTCCTCGCGTTCAATCAGCCGGGCGACCGTGTATTTGGCCGCGAGTTTGATGATGTCGGCCCCGCCCATCGGCTTGGACCACTCGGAGTTGTAGCGGAATTCGGTTCGGTCGGGCAGGAGGATCTTGAAGACCTGCTCTTTGTACCGTTCCATGTTGGCCTGAATCTGTTCATCGGTGAGCTGAGGCCGGGTCTTGGAGCGGCCCGACGGGTCGCCGATGCTGCCGGTGAAGTCGCCGATGATGAGCACGGCAAGGTGGCCGGCGTCCTGAAACTGGCGGAGCTTGCGCAGGGGCACGGCAAACCCGAGGTGGATGTCCGGACCCGACGCGTCGATGCCCAGCTTTACCCGCAAGGGCTTGCCGGTCTCGTGCGACTTCTTGAGCTTGGCCTGCAGCTCCGCCTCGGTTTCGAGACGGTCGATCCCGCGGAGAAGAGGGGCGAGGGGCGAGGGGTTAGGGGTTAGGGATTGGGAATTGGGAATTGGCAATTCCTTCTACCTTACATCTTGTAGTTCCCGAAGTCTTCGGGGTTGATGGTGCGCATCTTCTCGCGCAGCTCTTTCAGTCGGTCTTCGTCCTGCGCCGTGATCCACTGGCTGGCTTTTTCCATGACTGCATCGGCAACGTAGATGGGCGCGTCAGTGCGGAGGGCAAGGCCGACCGAGTCGGACGGACGTGCATCGATGGTCACGACCCGGTTGTCGGCTTCGAGCACGACCTCGGCGAAGAAAGTCTCGTTTTCAATCTTGGTGATAATGACCCGGCGCACGCGGCCCTGGAGTCCTTCCACCATCAGCCGCATCAGGTCGAGCGTGAGCGGCCGGGGGAAGGCTGTCTTTTCAAGGGCGTAGGCGATGGCCGAGGCTTCGAGCGGGCCGATGAATATCGGCAGGACCCGATCGCCGTCGCGCTCGCGCAGGAGCACGACCGGCGAGTTGTTCACGTTGTCGACAAGGATGCCTTCGACGCGGACTTCAATCATGGAAGTCCGGACGAATTCAGAAATCAGAGAGCAGATACCAGAAATCAGAATGATCCGGATTTCTGCATTGGCCGCAGCGGCCCCTGTCCGACAGTGCTGGTTTCTGGATTCTGAATTCTGCTTTATCCGTGGCCGTTAGGCTGGTTCTTCGGCGACCCAAAGCTTCACTGTCGCCGAGACCTCGTGACCGAGCTTGATCGAGACGTCGTACACTCCGGGGCTCTTGATGGGCTCGGCCAGAACGATGGAGTGTTTGTCGATTTCGTGGCCTTCGGCGGTCAGCAGGGTGGCGATGTCGGCGTTGGTGATGGAGCCGAATGCGCCTTCTTCGCCCATCTTGATGGTCGTCTTTACCGAGACCAGGCCGAGGCGACCGGCGAGGTCGGTCAGCCGTTTGGTAATCTTCGCTTCCTTGGAGGCGAGTTGTTTCTGGATGGAGTCCAGTTGCGCGACCTGAGACTTGGTGGCCTCGAGCGCCAACTTACGGGGGAAGAGGTAGTTGCGGGCATAGCCCGGCTTAACGTTGACGACCGTGCCGCGGGAACCGACGCGCTCGATATCGGAGAGCAGTATGACTTTCATCAGGGGTTGAACGGCAGTAGCGCCATGCTCCGCGCGGTCTTGATCGCGCGAGCGAGACGGCGCTGGTGACGGGCGCAAACGCCCGACATCCTGCCGGACACAATCTTGCCCTTCTCGGTCAGGAAGTCGCGCAGGTGCGGATCCCGGTAGTCGACCTCAGTGATGTCCCGGTCGCAGAAGTAACAGGTTCTCTTGCGGCGGATCGGCATCTTTCTTCTCATGTTAGACTGTGAGGATAGAGAAAAAGACGGGAGAGTCAAGGAAGGCACACTTGGGGAAAGGATGAATGCAGAAGTCAGAAACCAGAATGCAGAAAGGCGGACGCGGGAAGGAGATCCGCAGATTGAGGATTCGGACATAGCAGAATTCAGAAACCAGAAACCAGAATTGCGGACGAGGATAGGATTATCCGCAGATTACGCAGATGAGGAAGATTCCGGCCCGAACCCTGGAACCCCAGGACCCTCGAACCCGCGGTTCCAGGGCTGCCGAAGCTTGACACTGAGTGGTCGCCAAGGTAGCCTTGGCCGAATGGCGCCGGCCGTAAGTGAACTGCAACCAGGAGGTTGATGATGAGATTTCTGCTTTCGCTGTCGCTGCTGACGGGCCTTGCGCTGGCGGTCGAGCCCTATTTCGGCGTCGCCGCAGTACAACCGCTCGCGTCCGAGATGCAAGCCACCTATCGCCTGATGCCCGGCGCATGCCTGGGTGTTCGACTTCCGCGCACGAGTACGTTCGCCTTCCGGGTCGGCGCCGCCGGCTCTATCGGTTCAGGCACCGGGGAGTATCAGGATTTTCACCTCGCCAGTGCCGAACTGGAGCTGGGTGTGGAGCTGCGCACCAGGTCGGCGCTCGGGGCGTACATCGTGCCGGCGATGCTCGCCGGGTACGCCGCGGAGCGGACGCTGGATGCCGACACGCTCGGTAACATCAATGGCCGTTGGGACGGCGGGACGAGCCTTGGCTTCGGCCTGAATGGCGGCGCCGTGCTCTATCAGTCCGGAGCGCTCCGGCTCGACGCGGAGTGCGGGTTTCGATTCCTGTCCGTTCCCATCGACCGACCGCAGTCCGGCGATCTGTACTACTACGACCAGTCGCTCGATGCTTCCACGTTCGGAGTCGGGCTGGTGGTCCGCTTCGCGCCGTCCGAGTCCGAATCAGGGAGGCAGTGATGAGACTGGCGATTGCCCTGCTCGTCCTTGTCGGTGCAGCTTTCGCTGACGGCGGCATGGTCGTGCCGCCGGATGTGGCGATCGAGGAATACGGTCAGGTGGCCATCATCCGATATCTGGACGGCACGGAACAACTGTCGGTTGCCACCTCGTTCCGGTCCGAGGCCACCGATTTCTCCTGGATTCTGCCGTTGCCGGCCGAGCCCGCGGTTGACTCCTTCCAACTCTCGCTCCTTGATGAACTGCAGTACTTCTGCCGGCCGCTGTATCGTACCGGCTCCGGGTTCGGCTGCGCATCCGAGGTGAGCGAGTCCGGCGTGTACAACAGCGACTCGCTCGGCGTCGAGCAGATCGAACGGGGGACTATCGGAACGTACAGCTACCAAGTGCTCAGGACGTCAGAGCCCGAGACGCTGGCCGCATATCTGCGCAACGAGGGGTATGCGTTGCCGGACAGCGCGGCCTCGGTTTTCAGTCACTACACCGCGATGAACTGGCAGTACTTCGTCGTCGCCCGGTCGCTGGACAGCACCGGGCTCGGGTACTACCGTTCGGTCGGCATCAGGTTGACCTTTGCTGCCGACT contains the following coding sequences:
- the tyrS gene encoding tyrosine--tRNA ligase; translation: MPIPNSQSLTPNPSPLAPLLRGIDRLETEAELQAKLKKSHETGKPLRVKLGIDASGPDIHLGFAVPLRKLRQFQDAGHLAVLIIGDFTGSIGDPSGRSKTRPQLTDEQIQANMERYKEQVFKILLPDRTEFRYNSEWSKPMGGADIIKLAAKYTVARLIEREDFKKRLAAGDPIHVHELLYPLFQGYDSVAVKADIELGGADQYWNLLVGRELQREFGQEPQIVLTMPLLVGLDGVQKMSKSYGNYVAITDSPREMFGKLMSIPDALILNYLELCTDRPEPELAAFKQRLGAGENPRNIKVELAKDVIALYHSRAAADEASAEFDRIFRDKQLPDDMPEFRVPAAGINIIDLVVTAGLLPSKTEARRKLVEGAFYIDNQRLTDAGLLVKVTSPTVLKVGKRRFLRLVP
- a CDS encoding bifunctional nuclease family protein, giving the protein MIEVRVEGILVDNVNNSPVVLLRERDGDRVLPIFIGPLEASAIAYALEKTAFPRPLTLDLMRLMVEGLQGRVRRVIITKIENETFFAEVVLEADNRVVTIDARPSDSVGLALRTDAPIYVADAVMEKASQWITAQDEDRLKELREKMRTINPEDFGNYKM
- the rplI gene encoding 50S ribosomal protein L9 translates to MKVILLSDIERVGSRGTVVNVKPGYARNYLFPRKLALEATKSQVAQLDSIQKQLASKEAKITKRLTDLAGRLGLVSVKTTIKMGEEGAFGSITNADIATLLTAEGHEIDKHSIVLAEPIKSPGVYDVSIKLGHEVSATVKLWVAEEPA
- the rpsR gene encoding 30S ribosomal protein S18 yields the protein MRRKMPIRRKRTCYFCDRDITEVDYRDPHLRDFLTEKGKIVSGRMSGVCARHQRRLARAIKTARSMALLPFNP
- a CDS encoding DUF2330 domain-containing protein; amino-acid sequence: MRLAIALLVLVGAAFADGGMVVPPDVAIEEYGQVAIIRYLDGTEQLSVATSFRSEATDFSWILPLPAEPAVDSFQLSLLDELQYFCRPLYRTGSGFGCASEVSESGVYNSDSLGVEQIERGTIGTYSYQVLRTSEPETLAAYLRNEGYALPDSAASVFSHYTAMNWQYFVVARSLDSTGLGYYRSVGIRLTFAADSAVYPMYISRLSSAYSGVVLYVVADHRQLFPGATLLFSGRVDHGSFPTFPGFVDRPGRLTKLLKYYDTAGMEDVYLRSAPDDKDYRVVQRGYVGFYGALSGLVPLLGIVVFARRRRGRPRSL